Within the Periophthalmus magnuspinnatus isolate fPerMag1 chromosome 7, fPerMag1.2.pri, whole genome shotgun sequence genome, the region TTGTTATATGTTCTATTTTGTTGCTGCTTTTGGTGAAACTGCATAAAACCAGAGCTGGAGCTGAAGAGAGCAGTGTCAGACCAGTTTCAACCAACTGATGACGTTTTCTTGTTTTCTCCCAGTTTTGAATTGTCTAAGAACGTTTAATTTTTAGACAAGTTAGTACAATAAAACCAATTAGGACATCAACTAATGAAATTAAAACTTGAAATTGAAAACAATCATGGGCAAGCTAGAAGCATCTTCTAAGCACTGGACAAAAACATAATCATTCAAGCTCCGGATACAAATTGTGAACTAGCCTTGTAACTGTATGTAGAGATTACTGTATACGAAGGCAGGGCATCAGGTTGAATATGATCCATAAGCTCTTGAGAGTCAGTGCAGTCGATACAGTATTAGCTATAAACAGTATGTTTgcatataacaacaacaataataataataataataataataataataataataataataacaaaacaacccaaaacaaCTGAAACTATGATAAACCAAAGATACAAGTATTCTTATGTATTCTTCAGCAGCGCGTGGGAAGGGCTGATTTCTgacctgcttctctctcttccatctctgAACCTAAAGCTTTACACAGTAAAAAGAGCCAGTTTCCTGTTTCCAGATAAGACAGTGAGGGGCCCCTTTCTGTGCTGTGGTCAGTCGGTtcatgttgtgttcatgtgtcACTGTTTTTTCATGTCTCATTGAGATTAACTAAATGATAAATgtaaattcatttatttcaataaaGTCAGTACAACACCTCTATCGGCTTTATCGGCTCAATGCTGTGTGTGGTAACATTACATACATGATCGTTTTTCTGTCATACaaaggttttattttatgtgacaCATGCTACAAACGGAGAACTGTAAGATTACAAAACAGATATAAATGTAGACAGATACTGGAAATGTGACATAAAAACTCTACATGATATAAATATTGATgtacattaaacatttatttaaaatacaatatcaaTGATTATTTTTTCTAAGACTGGTTGGTGCAGTTGTTTCTTCTGTGTGCGATATCACCAGGTTCTTAGGCAGTGCACTTCGCCCATCAGAAGATAAGATGTCCTtatttgttttacttatgtAAATGGAAAGTTTTCATATGAATtatagctgtcaatcaaacaaagaaaaaggGTTCATATGAAACTGTTGACGGTAGTCATGTTAGCTTATTCCTAATTTACAAACAGTACCTTATCTAAAATACTGCTGATACCAACTTTGACATTGttgtaatatttataaaaactaaaatataattcCATGCTTTGGAAAATAAAGCTATTTTAGAACAGGCCACATCTGTTGAACACTGGTTTGTATCTGGAAGACAGGAGACATTTTGGATCTAAATGATGATGGAGtctggagaaaaaaagagataTCTGAAGATTTATTTTGATCATTGTTTTAATGTATCTGATGTATTTCAAACTCACCGTGTGTTTGTCTCTAGGCTGACATCAGGAGTCCAGTCGTCACtgcaagaaaaataaacaattctAAGAAAAGAGTCGAGATTTTCATAATGGGCTGTGGGTTAAAAGCTCTCATAGTGGAGTATAAATGTCCTCCACCACTTCTAACCTGCTGAATCTACTGTCTGCTGCTGTAAAGTAGAATGAAAACTGAGGTGAAGAAATATATAGGTAGATGTGTATTTGTATTAGGTTGTAGGTTTTATTGAGTGGCCAGAACTGAATTTGGTGTACAACTCTGTCTATAATTTGAACTGCCCTGACAGTGAATGGTATTTTATCAGTGTATCTCAACAGTAAGTACCAAAATCCAGGCCTTTTGATGTATTAAATACAATTAACCTAAATCCGGCGATAGAAAGTGATTCTCGTCTTACCGTCTTTAGTGTCAGGGGGCAGCAGAGCATCCTGTCGATTAGCCAAAACAAATGCCAAAGTAGCCAAGATGGCAGCGTCCAACACTCCCAAGACAGCCAGAATGTACGCCCAGTGAACAGAGCAGCGGCCCGGGGAGAAACTGGTCACCTACAGGAGAACAGAAAATGGAGAGGGGAGGGACAAAAGGGGCAACAAGAGAGAACCAGGGAAGTCACCATAATTCATATAAGTGTTGTTATTGCTCAGATTTGGGGCTCATGGCAGTTTAAATCTAGAAATGTTTGATTAAATTATACATTAGCCCAAGCTCATCACAAGAAGTAAATATGTATTGAACAAAACACACCTGATCTCCACACAGGGCTCTCATCTCTGGACTCTCCCAGGAgtcagggaaaagcagacaggcCAGAGCCAGACAAAAACCTTCAAAGAAAAGAAGAGGCAAAATACAGAAATTCAAAACTCAATTTCTATACTAAAGGCACCATACATCAATGATAATTAATAACACTGCTTTTtttatacaatacaatttaataGCATAAGAAAATCTAATTCTGCTGCTATGAACCCTACCTGGACAAcagagggatcacacagacaatacaatgtaatctttcacaaaaataggaaaatagatttatataatttatgaTGTAATAATGACCAAGACATTCAGAAACTATAttattttagtatcaatacatCCTCAAATGACTATCTAGTTTTGAGACTAGTATCAgaatcgattagtatctgagtaTTAATTCTTTTGACAGCTCCACTATAATAGATTATACTTTTAAAGTAGACAATAATTATCGCCCAAAATGTCATCTTAAATGCTTACCATCTCAAAGTGTGTGCGATTACCTGCAGTGAGCTGGAGCCAGGCACAGATCTTATAAACTGTGGCAGCGCTGCAAAATCTGAACAAAACCAGGCACAGAACACTGGTCCACACAGCCCAAAGAGACAGTCCCACCAACACCGCAACAGACTGGAACGAGGGAAGAGGGGACAGGGTGGACAGGCCCCCCCTGCACTCTGGAACTGGCCAGTCAGAATCCACACACACCTGAGAGACAAGGAGAAGAATCTAAATGCGTGGACATTTAGAGACATTTCACTTGTACATGTTTGTGTGGACATTTAGATGTTTCAtgagtacatgtgtgtgtggacatttaaagacacatgTGGACTCACCTCAAACAGTCCCAATGTGCCACTTGGGGGTTCTGGTCCGCGTCCCTGGTGCAGACTGGCCTCGGTACCGACCCATGAGGGCTGGACCAGGATCACGACCTGGATTATGGCAAAGCAGAGCGTGCACACGGCCCACAGCACCCCCACAGCTCTGGCACTGCGGACGAACTCTGTCTGGTAGAGACGGGACAGGTCCGAGAGGGCGGGGGACGCCGACATCACTGTAAGAAGGAAAAAGAATcaaaatgaatataaaacattGACAGATCCTCTTTATAGAATAACTTCAGTCTCCTCTTGTTTCCAACATTCAAACTTTGACAATGAACAACCAGAATGAGCAGCAgaaagacatgttttaatgattAGTTTGGCCATCCTTTATTGAGCATTTATTTTCAGAAAAACAACAGGcaataccaggactaaatctgatataaaatgtcttcaaacatgagacaaaactgaCTTAAACCGAGGCTAAACTAAAGCTAACACAGGATACAGACATTGAACATGAGTAAAACAAATCAAGAGTAGCAAATAATGCGTTTTAATCCGCGTTAAAGGTCAATACCAGTTTAATACCACATCGTTTATTCTCGTGCATAACATAAACAGAAAACGTACAGTGAAATACAAACACGTTTTGATTTTGGTGTCCAAGTCCTGGGTAAACACACGAGCGGAGCCAATCGGTCACATCCAGACAGTTTATGGCGACAGTGATGGAGTTTATGCGATTTAGAGGCGACATTCTCCTTAATATCTGCGTGAGGAGGTAAAAGACCTACCTACTGGTGCTTCCTCCAGGATCAGAGCGTGTTTTTCGGCTGCAGAGAGGACAGAAAGCCCGCTGCAGGACGGAGGACAAGGGGATGCGGGAGGATGCTGCAGAGCCAGGCGACAGATGACGACGGAGGGAGCGGTGAACACAGGGCCAGGAAAAGACTACAAATATGGCGGCGCAAAATGTGCCTCAACTGCTTTTAATGTAcagtaatttgatttttttgtaggGTTCTGGGCCCCTATAACGCGCTatccaaaaatacaaataaatataaattatttaaagtaTAGTAGtgctttaataatgtttttttttttatgagaaaaCAGTGATGAATGTTTCACTGTGTAATATAACTATAATTAAATTCCAAAagaaaaagtgatttaaaaaaagaaagggtACAAGTGAGATTTGaaagtttaattttaaatttcTGTGAAGTAcaaagtttcagattttttcatACAATGAGTGAATAttgcacagaacacacaggcCTCAGTTACATCTAAACTAACATTACAACCGAGAGTCAGAGCCAAACATTGATATCACACAAACATGAAGGATGGATCTGGGCTTATACAGTCACAAATACCTGGCATAGATATTGTTCTAGACCTATGACTTTAGCTGAGATGTGTTTGTGGCTAGAGGCTTAAATGAGCCTATTAGAAAAGAATATTTTGAAAGCCCaacttaaatattttaaagcagTCTCATTTAAATTCAAACAAAACTCAAAGTAAATAGAACCTACTCATAACAAATGGCAGGTCTTCCAACTTAGAGTCTGGCCCTCAAAcggaacatcaaaataataaataaaagcttaTGGAGTTCTTTGTTTATCACCACTAGGATTTAACCAAGGATAATACTgatgaatacttttttttgttcataaatccttcaaaattaattaaaattctCACAATAATGTTCCCAAAAGATGCTGAAAATTTCAGTAAAACCCACTGGTGAGTCCATTCTCCATGATGGCGCTCCTAAAAAGTCCATTCACACAGTATTTCAGgcgataaaatataaaaagactaGAATAAAAGGTTTTAAGAGagagtttttgttttaagtccaGGGTGGAACTTCTTCTCCAAATTTTGCCCAATGAGCTGCGTTCTTGGCTTCAAATAaaatctatgaaaaaaaaaaagattagaatTGTGTGTTTCAGAGACAACTGAACTAAATTTAAATTTCAGCGACATTTCATCAAGGACATTATTCAATTCCCAAACTTAGCACTATTtagtagcagcagcaacagTTGCAGTAAAATAGTAGTAATGGTTGATGCTGTGGTAATGGCAGTACTAGTAGTGATAATAGCAGGGGCAGAAACAGTACCTGGTTGTGGACATAGGATTCACAGAGGTAGCACCACACTGACAGGTCGGCGTAGCTCAGAACCACAGGATGTTCTGCTGTGACTCCGTGAATTACCATGTGCTCATTCACATACCGGCCACAGAACACCTGAGATAGATTATAAATCATAACTGGACAGACATTAATAATGGCTCATAACTCATGGCTCATAACTCATAACGGTTTCTGGGTTGAATGGAATTCCAGCCTCATATGCAATTATAGCACTTATCTTATGTAATACGACAAGCCTTTTTACCTTGTAGCAGGTGAGACAAACCCAGTTCTCCATCTCAGAGCCACAGTCTTCACAGGGTTTGAACACATCcaaaccagcagggggcagtggtTTAACAGAGTCTAGATGAGGGCACCAAGGAAGAGGGTCCACCACAAACAAGGTGTTCtggaaaagaaaattaaaaaaatggatACTTGTGGATATAACCCTCTCTCAATGTATAAATGGAATCAGTTCTTACCCCACCCATCTCTACTCCACACGACACCTCCAAGTTTGTCTTGGACCAACCACAGGCTCCGTCTGTCGCCGACTCTGCACCAGACTTCTCCCCTTTCATGGGAGAGAGTTCTGAATCTGCTACTTTCAGAGATGAAATTCCAGGCTCCGTCCCTTTCACTGGTGAAGGCTCTTTTTTAGCAGCAGCCATATCTGAGTCAGTAGCGGCAACAACCTAACACAaagacaaagcattaaaatatcAGATCCAAACCATACATTACAATAGTAATATAGTACTATAGTACATTTGAATCAAATTTAGGTTCACCTGTGTCTCAGACAGACTCTTTTTCGATGACTCTGCCTTTTCCTCTCCCTGACTGTCTGGATTTCCAGAGCTGGGGCGGACCTTGGGTCTCGCCCCACCCACAGGAGCAGACTGAGTGATGTCTAATCCGGCCAATTCCTGCGTGAGCTGCTCCAGGTCTGAGGCACGAAGTGGAGGTTTGTCGTTTTGATCAGACTTCCTGCCTTTTCCTTTCGAACTGCGTTTCCCACGATGCTTTGGGGATGGCAATGACTCGCGCACAGAATCTGGGACTAAAGTGAGTTGTAAAATGGACCAAAGGGATACACCATGaaaacataatttgaggaaTTATCACAAGAGAGAATTTTCCAGTTTGTACTAACTGTGTATCCGTAGTGACTTCCAGAATGGAGCATGGTGTCTGATGACCTCGTTGATGGTTGCTACAGCACTGTGATGAGGAGGCGGGGACAAGATTGATGGGGGCGGGTCTCCGAGTAACACAGAGGTACAGAGGGCCATGGACTCGGAGATGGACGTCAAGTTGTACCCTCCCTAAAGACAACAAGGTTAAAGcacaactaggactaaagcagcccTAAGTCAGCCACTGAATAATGTCTGAAATCTGTTACCTCGTGGATGCATTTTCTCTCTGTCCAAAACTAAAGTACACAGTTGAGGAAAGGATGTACTTGCCTTTTCATCTCCATTAAATGCAATATAAACGGAAATATAGAGTGCAATGCTGTAGACCAGCACAAAAGAAATGTGCTTTGGATACAAACTATAGAACAACCTTTATTTACCACATTTGTATGGTAAAAAAAGCCGTAAAAAAGgcttaacaacaacaaaaccaggaaaaacaaaactcagactGATAATTGTCAAAGTGTTTGAAGTCTGATGCAACATTACTTAAGAATTAACAATGAAGAAACAGGGTTAAATTGGGCTCTAATCTAGGTCCAAAGTAAGTCCAAACTATGTACAAccagtg harbors:
- the lhfpl4b gene encoding LHFPL tetraspan subfamily member 3 protein — encoded protein: MSASPALSDLSRLYQTEFVRSARAVGVLWAVCTLCFAIIQVVILVQPSWVGTEASLHQGRGPEPPSGTLGLFEVCVDSDWPVPECRGGLSTLSPLPSFQSVAVLVGLSLWAVWTSVLCLVLFRFCSAATVYKICAWLQLTAGFCLALACLLFPDSWESPEMRALCGDQVTSFSPGRCSVHWAYILAVLGVLDAAILATLAFVLANRQDALLPPDTKDVTTGLLMSA